One Kitasatospora sp. MAP12-44 DNA segment encodes these proteins:
- a CDS encoding helix-turn-helix transcriptional regulator yields the protein MKSMTTTPPGAGLGAAIRTWRNRLPPSAAGLPVVRKRRAVGLRREELADLAGVSVDYVVRLEQGRATTPSASVVASLARALQLSTAERDHLYRLAQIVPPADGTICDHLPPGMQRVLVRLGDVPVAVFAADWQLVWWNHGWAALLGDPLASPPRMRNFARDRFPVGADHTPLVLWPVTDTDPDTTDAALVSDLRRATGRFPRDSRLAALVRDLNAGNERFAELWAKGEVTANREVRKTVDHPSVGPVTVDCDVLTDGDTELKIVIMTAAPGSEDETKLQLTTVVGPPAGTRN from the coding sequence ATGAAGAGCATGACGACGACACCCCCCGGGGCCGGACTGGGCGCGGCGATCCGCACATGGCGGAACCGGCTGCCCCCGTCGGCCGCCGGGCTGCCGGTCGTCCGCAAGCGCCGGGCTGTCGGGCTGCGGCGCGAGGAACTGGCCGACCTGGCCGGAGTGTCGGTCGACTACGTCGTGCGCCTGGAGCAGGGGCGGGCCACGACACCCTCGGCGTCGGTGGTGGCGTCCCTGGCGCGCGCCCTCCAGCTGTCCACCGCCGAGCGGGACCACCTCTACCGCCTGGCCCAGATCGTGCCGCCGGCGGACGGCACGATCTGCGACCATCTCCCGCCCGGTATGCAACGAGTGCTCGTCCGCCTCGGAGACGTACCGGTTGCCGTGTTCGCGGCGGACTGGCAACTGGTGTGGTGGAACCACGGGTGGGCCGCCCTGCTGGGCGACCCCTTGGCCTCGCCCCCGCGGATGCGCAACTTCGCCCGCGACAGGTTCCCGGTGGGCGCCGATCACACCCCCCTCGTGCTGTGGCCGGTCACCGATACGGACCCCGACACCACCGACGCCGCCCTCGTCTCCGACCTGCGCCGCGCCACCGGCCGCTTCCCCCGGGACAGTCGCCTGGCCGCGCTGGTCCGCGACCTGAACGCAGGCAACGAGAGGTTTGCCGAGTTGTGGGCGAAGGGAGAGGTGACCGCGAACCGCGAGGTCCGCAAGACGGTCGACCACCCGTCGGTGGGCCCGGTCACGGTGGACTGCGATGTCCTGACCGACGGCGACACCGAGCTCAAGATCGTCATCATGACCGCCGCGCCGGGCAGCGAGGACGAGACCAAACTCCAGCTCACCACCGTCGTCGGCCCACCGGCCGGCACGCGTAACTGA
- a CDS encoding SDR family NAD(P)-dependent oxidoreductase — MTITFITGANKGIGRETARRLIACGHTVLLGARDRERGAEAAAALGARFVPIDVTDDASVAAAAADVAEHEGRIDVLINNAGVQGPCGDPGDLTAADARAVLDVNVIGVVRTTTAFLPLLRRSDDPVIINVSSGMGSLAFTHDPGRSESHVVAPLYASSKAALTMLTTQYAKGLKGIRVNAADPGYTATDINGHSGSQTLTEGTDAIVALATEEPGAGAGRFIDRHGEIAWS; from the coding sequence ATGACGATCACTTTCATCACCGGAGCCAACAAGGGCATCGGCCGCGAGACCGCTCGCCGCCTCATCGCGTGCGGTCACACCGTTCTCCTGGGAGCCCGCGACCGTGAGCGGGGTGCGGAGGCCGCCGCCGCGCTGGGCGCACGCTTCGTCCCCATCGACGTGACCGACGACGCGTCCGTGGCCGCCGCCGCCGCGGACGTCGCCGAGCACGAGGGCAGGATCGACGTCCTGATCAACAACGCGGGGGTACAGGGACCCTGCGGTGATCCCGGCGACCTCACCGCCGCCGACGCCCGCGCCGTCCTCGACGTCAACGTCATCGGCGTCGTCCGCACCACCACCGCGTTCCTGCCACTGCTGCGCCGCTCGGACGACCCCGTGATCATCAACGTCAGCAGCGGCATGGGCTCCCTCGCCTTCACCCACGACCCCGGCCGGTCCGAGTCGCACGTCGTCGCGCCGCTGTACGCCTCCTCGAAGGCGGCGCTGACGATGTTGACCACGCAGTACGCCAAGGGGCTCAAGGGCATTCGCGTCAACGCCGCCGACCCCGGCTACACCGCGACCGACATAAACGGTCACAGCGGCTCCCAGACCCTCACCGAGGGCACGGACGCGATCGTCGCCCTCGCCACCGAGGAGCCCGGCGCCGGCGCCGGACGCTTCATCGACCGCCATGGCGAGATCGCCTGGTCCTGA
- a CDS encoding transposase, which produces MSESSSPGSASYQPRQGFALTDFTIHWDEQYAICPRGAKSRYWGHTRMDGHPRTVVIFPEWDCRNCKVRPSCATGFTRCLTLHPREEHELLQSQRKLQETDEWKQQYATRAGVEGTISQAVRTISIRRSRYRGQAKTSLAHVFSAAAINLHRIDAHRSGRPLGTTRRTHFADLDLTPRTRHR; this is translated from the coding sequence ATGTCGGAGTCGTCGTCACCGGGGTCTGCTTCATACCAACCGCGCCAGGGCTTCGCGCTCACCGACTTCACCATCCACTGGGACGAGCAGTACGCGATCTGCCCGCGTGGAGCCAAAAGCCGCTACTGGGGTCACACCCGCATGGACGGCCATCCGCGCACCGTCGTCATCTTCCCCGAGTGGGACTGCCGCAACTGCAAGGTCCGGCCCTCCTGCGCCACCGGCTTCACCCGCTGCCTGACCCTGCACCCCCGCGAGGAGCACGAACTCCTGCAGTCACAACGCAAGTTGCAGGAAACCGACGAGTGGAAGCAGCAGTACGCCACCCGTGCCGGCGTCGAAGGCACGATCTCCCAGGCCGTGCGCACCATCAGCATCCGCCGCAGCCGCTACCGCGGCCAGGCCAAGACCAGCCTCGCCCACGTCTTCAGCGCCGCCGCGATCAACCTCCACCGCATCGACGCCCACCGGAGCGGACGCCCCCTCGGCACCACCCGCCGCACCCATTTCGCCGACCTCGACCTCACTCCGCGAACACGCCACAGGTGA
- a CDS encoding BTAD domain-containing putative transcriptional regulator, with amino-acid sequence MRFGVLGPLYAQITGREVRLDGPRQAKMLAALLVDANNLVAMERLVAVMWDGKAPVTAVRQVQDALSGVRRNLAACGAPGSLISTRRGGYQIHLAPDQLDLLEFDHERHLADRHTAPFETAVALRRALTCWRGDALVDISSQALELDAARLNEKRAATHKLCLSIELGLGRHREVIEELTALLREHPYDEHVAERLMVALYRCQRQGEALQVYEGLRRTLARELGVDPAPPLQALHGRILAADPTLTDPVPARGSSDTRPSDTRPSVTRPSDTRPEGPGAAATEPVMAMPVRQLPFDIPDFVGRADALAEIARLLDGSARNRAPVAVIVGGPGVGKSCLVTHAARLASATYPDGQLYLNLAGTSDGPRDPALMLAEALRALSVAGSAIPNGLSERAALYRSLLADRRMLVVLDDAGDADQVQPLLPGADGCAMLITSRTLLTQLPGARHIDLDVLSPAEARELFTAIVGRRRVEREPAQADAIIDCCGNLPLAIRIASAKLTGRPAWSLRVLRERIEDESRRLAELRIGDLSVRASVELSLRLLPADAVCALSLLGLLGAHTLPGWVFGPLLDRSDAEEVLDTLVDASLVRLTTTDAIGQPRYRLHDLIRACAVENAAQLPRADKRDAIVRVLSAWLDLAARGTDRLPTGLLAAAPGSAPRWSLPDTVVDRLLADPIGWFDAERDTLLGAVKLAADWGLDELAWELAASPVTYYDHRCLYQDWEHGHRLALDAAEAAGNVRGASVLLRDLGQLHIYRDEFEEATRVLESSVGLCQDSKDKRGEALSVAMLGTISRVQGRDDEAAERVEQALAIAVGEDDRHLGAHLSCSMAVMRLMQGELDEAEYWFGEALRQARSLADGHRVAVVLRRFSRLHDRRGDPDEALRCLWQALATFEELADERCVAYTLLEVGRVYAGQHDRDGASPALERAADLFHRHGDRQDEAACWQLIGDLDAAAGVHDLARRHRERALRLWQTIDDMNQTHAPARPSSP; translated from the coding sequence ATGAGGTTCGGCGTGCTGGGGCCGTTGTATGCCCAGATCACCGGGCGCGAGGTCCGACTCGACGGACCGCGGCAGGCCAAGATGCTGGCCGCGCTTCTGGTCGACGCCAACAACCTCGTCGCCATGGAACGGCTGGTCGCTGTGATGTGGGACGGGAAGGCACCCGTCACCGCGGTCCGTCAGGTCCAGGACGCTCTCTCCGGGGTGCGCCGCAACCTTGCCGCGTGCGGAGCACCCGGTTCCTTAATCAGCACGCGGCGCGGCGGCTACCAGATCCACCTGGCCCCGGATCAGCTCGACCTGCTGGAGTTCGACCACGAGCGGCACCTCGCCGATCGGCACACCGCCCCGTTCGAGACAGCTGTCGCACTGCGGCGCGCGCTGACTTGCTGGCGTGGTGACGCCCTGGTCGACATCTCCAGCCAGGCCCTGGAGCTCGATGCGGCACGGCTGAACGAGAAGCGCGCGGCCACGCACAAGCTGTGCCTGAGCATCGAACTCGGCCTGGGGCGTCATCGGGAGGTCATCGAGGAACTGACCGCCCTGCTCCGCGAGCACCCCTACGACGAGCATGTCGCCGAACGCTTGATGGTCGCCCTCTACCGGTGCCAGCGGCAAGGCGAGGCACTGCAGGTGTACGAGGGGCTGCGCCGGACACTCGCACGCGAACTCGGCGTCGACCCCGCGCCGCCGCTCCAGGCGCTGCATGGGCGCATCCTGGCCGCCGATCCCACCCTGACGGACCCAGTCCCGGCGCGTGGCTCCTCGGACACGCGCCCCTCGGACACGCGCCCCTCGGTCACACGCCCCTCGGACACGCGACCGGAGGGTCCTGGCGCGGCGGCCACCGAACCGGTCATGGCGATGCCGGTGCGCCAACTGCCGTTCGACATACCCGACTTCGTGGGCCGAGCCGACGCGCTGGCCGAGATCGCCCGATTACTCGACGGGTCGGCGCGGAACCGGGCCCCGGTGGCCGTCATCGTGGGCGGTCCCGGTGTCGGCAAGTCCTGTCTGGTGACCCACGCCGCGCGGCTGGCGAGCGCCACCTATCCCGACGGCCAGCTCTACCTCAACCTCGCCGGGACATCGGACGGACCGCGGGACCCCGCGCTGATGCTGGCCGAGGCGCTCCGCGCGCTCTCGGTCGCCGGCAGCGCGATTCCGAACGGCCTGTCCGAACGGGCCGCGCTCTACCGGTCGTTGCTCGCGGATCGCCGGATGCTGGTGGTGCTGGACGACGCCGGTGACGCCGATCAAGTGCAGCCCTTGCTACCGGGGGCCGACGGCTGTGCCATGTTGATCACCAGCCGCACCCTGCTGACGCAACTTCCCGGCGCACGCCACATCGACCTGGACGTGCTGAGCCCGGCAGAGGCGCGGGAGTTGTTCACCGCAATTGTCGGGCGGCGGCGGGTCGAGCGGGAACCGGCGCAGGCCGACGCGATCATCGACTGCTGCGGCAACCTGCCGCTGGCGATCCGGATCGCCAGCGCCAAGCTCACCGGCCGCCCGGCTTGGTCGCTACGGGTGCTGCGCGAACGGATCGAGGACGAGTCCCGGCGGCTGGCCGAGCTGAGAATCGGGGATCTCAGCGTGCGCGCCAGCGTCGAACTGAGCTTGCGGCTGCTGCCGGCCGACGCGGTATGTGCGCTGAGCCTGCTGGGTCTGCTCGGCGCCCACACCCTGCCCGGCTGGGTGTTCGGCCCGCTGCTGGACCGCTCGGACGCCGAAGAGGTGCTGGACACCCTCGTCGACGCCAGCCTGGTGCGGCTCACCACAACCGACGCCATCGGCCAGCCGCGCTACCGGCTGCACGACCTGATCAGGGCCTGCGCCGTGGAGAATGCCGCCCAACTGCCGAGAGCGGACAAGCGGGACGCGATTGTCCGGGTGCTGTCCGCCTGGCTCGATCTGGCCGCGCGCGGCACCGATCGGCTGCCGACCGGGCTGCTGGCCGCCGCGCCCGGTTCGGCGCCGCGCTGGTCGCTGCCCGACACGGTCGTGGACCGGCTGCTGGCCGACCCGATCGGCTGGTTCGACGCGGAACGCGACACCCTGCTCGGCGCGGTGAAACTGGCCGCGGACTGGGGACTGGACGAGTTGGCCTGGGAGCTGGCGGCCAGCCCGGTGACCTACTACGACCACCGGTGCCTGTATCAGGACTGGGAGCACGGGCACCGGCTCGCGTTGGACGCGGCCGAGGCGGCCGGCAACGTGCGCGGCGCATCAGTGCTGCTGCGCGATCTTGGCCAGCTGCACATCTACCGAGACGAGTTCGAGGAGGCAACCCGTGTCCTGGAGTCCTCCGTCGGGCTGTGCCAAGACAGCAAGGACAAACGCGGCGAAGCGCTGTCGGTGGCGATGCTGGGCACGATCAGCCGGGTGCAGGGCCGTGACGACGAAGCCGCCGAGCGTGTCGAGCAGGCGCTTGCCATCGCGGTCGGTGAGGACGACCGGCACCTCGGAGCGCACCTGTCCTGTTCGATGGCCGTGATGCGGCTCATGCAAGGGGAACTCGACGAGGCGGAGTACTGGTTCGGTGAGGCCTTGCGCCAGGCCAGGTCACTCGCCGACGGGCACCGGGTGGCGGTCGTGCTGCGCCGGTTCAGCCGGCTGCACGATCGGCGCGGTGATCCGGACGAGGCGCTGCGCTGCCTGTGGCAGGCGTTGGCCACCTTCGAGGAACTGGCCGACGAGCGGTGCGTCGCGTACACGCTGCTGGAAGTCGGCCGCGTGTACGCCGGTCAGCACGACCGGGACGGGGCAAGCCCGGCGTTGGAGCGCGCGGCGGACCTGTTCCACCGGCACGGCGATCGTCAGGACGAGGCCGCGTGCTGGCAACTGATCGGCGACCTGGACGCCGCCGCCGGCGTCCACGACCTGGCGCGCCGGCATCGCGAGCGGGCGTTGCGGCTGTGGCAGACGATCGACGACATGAACCAGACGCATGCTCCAGCGCGACCATCATCGCCGTGA